From the Argonema galeatum A003/A1 genome, one window contains:
- a CDS encoding type II toxin-antitoxin system VapC family toxin → MTAVIADTHTIIWYLRETARLSPAAMMALDAASAGGYPIYVSAISVVEVGYLVERYRLPEEAFGQLINALSDSGTGL, encoded by the coding sequence ATGACAGCCGTTATCGCCGACACTCATACAATTATCTGGTATTTGCGGGAGACTGCTCGATTATCGCCAGCAGCAATGATGGCTTTAGATGCAGCATCAGCAGGAGGCTATCCGATTTATGTGTCCGCGATTTCTGTGGTAGAAGTAGGCTATCTAGTGGAAAGGTATCGATTGCCTGAAGAGGCATTTGGGCAGTTAATTAATGCTTTATCTGATTCGGGGACTGGGTTATAA
- a CDS encoding DUF2281 domain-containing protein → MNLEQAVLHKLRALPPERQQEVLDFAEFLQQKNMPKRPLKSVKGLCADLKVDITEEDIAQARQEMWGNFPREDI, encoded by the coding sequence ATGAATTTAGAGCAAGCTGTTTTACATAAGTTGCGGGCATTGCCCCCAGAGAGACAGCAAGAAGTTTTAGATTTTGCTGAATTTCTTCAACAAAAAAATATGCCTAAACGACCGCTAAAGAGTGTCAAAGGGTTGTGTGCTGACTTAAAAGTAGATATTACGGAAGAAGACATCGCCCAAGCCCGACAAGAAATGTGGGGCAATTTTCCGAGAGAGGATATTTAA
- a CDS encoding AbrB/MazE/SpoVT family DNA-binding domain-containing protein → MVGTIAKWGNSLAVRIPQHLAKEINLAEGSQVQFVLIDGKLTIEPITRRRYSLEELIEAITPENLHNEIDSGVAVGNEVW, encoded by the coding sequence ATGGTTGGGACGATCGCCAAGTGGGGAAACAGTCTTGCTGTTCGGATTCCACAGCATTTAGCTAAAGAGATTAACTTAGCTGAGGGTTCCCAAGTGCAGTTTGTATTGATAGATGGTAAGCTAACAATCGAGCCGATAACTCGTCGGCGATATTCCCTAGAGGAATTGATAGAAGCGATTACTCCAGAAAATCTTCATAATGAGATTGATAGTGGAGTTGCTGTGGGGAATGAAGTTTGGTGA
- the mazF gene encoding endoribonuclease MazF, whose translation MTQSNPYIPSRGDIVYLDFDPTKGHEQKGLRPAFVLSPRAYNEKSSLALFMPITKQQKGYPFEVSLPTTLKVEGVILADQIKCLDWKARGVRFVESVSEDVIEEVQAKIEPLLL comes from the coding sequence GTGACACAATCAAATCCCTACATTCCGAGTCGAGGCGATATCGTTTATTTAGACTTTGACCCAACTAAGGGACACGAACAAAAAGGACTTAGACCTGCTTTTGTGCTATCGCCTCGTGCTTACAATGAGAAAAGCTCCTTAGCTTTATTTATGCCGATTACAAAACAACAAAAAGGGTATCCTTTTGAAGTCTCTCTACCAACTACATTGAAAGTTGAAGGAGTAATTCTTGCCGATCAAATCAAGTGTTTAGACTGGAAAGCTCGCGGTGTTCGATTCGTTGAGTCTGTATCTGAAGATGTGATTGAGGAAGTGCAAGCCAAAATTGAGCCATTGTTACTGTAA
- a CDS encoding tetratricopeptide repeat protein: MSIKNCLNQGVYKAQQGDYQGAIEKFDRVLRLEPNHAKAYYNRGLARYDLGDYKEAIEDFNQAVRLQPDYLAAYSNRGNAYHNLGEYHKAIADFSQAIQLNPNFVIAYISRGLVHFDMKDFPEAIADYDRALRIDPNLAEAYNNRGMARFQMGDSSGAIDDFNQALEIEPNLVEAYNNRGLARFEVGNSRGAIEDFKLALAMDSSVAELYYNRAFARCTLGDEKGAVEDYNQTLGINPNDAEAYNNRGNVCALMGDSQSAIENYTHAIEINPHKANAYYNRGLTHYAVGNHHRAIADFDRAIELNPNYAAAYNNRGLVLRDKGDIQQALEDFNQALQLNPNLAEAYVSRGLGRSDLGDKHGAIDDFNYALQLNPNDARTYNSRGFARYRMGDNQQAIEDFNQALLLNPNLSAAYLNRGLARFHLGDRLGGIEDINHALHLNPTNISANSPMSINPVRENSEALSSHTIKEWKLFPSLLD; this comes from the coding sequence ATGAGTATTAAAAATTGCTTGAATCAAGGTGTATATAAGGCTCAGCAAGGAGACTATCAAGGTGCCATTGAAAAATTCGATCGCGTTCTGCGCCTTGAACCGAATCATGCCAAAGCCTACTACAACCGGGGTCTAGCCCGCTATGACTTGGGAGATTACAAAGAAGCGATCGAAGACTTTAACCAAGCTGTGCGCCTCCAACCTGACTATCTGGCAGCTTATAGCAATCGGGGCAATGCCTACCATAACTTAGGAGAATATCATAAAGCGATCGCAGACTTTAGCCAAGCAATACAACTGAATCCAAACTTTGTGATTGCTTACATCAGCCGAGGTCTAGTCCATTTTGACATGAAGGACTTTCCTGAAGCTATAGCAGATTACGATCGCGCTCTGCGGATTGACCCCAACCTAGCTGAAGCTTATAATAATCGCGGTATGGCTCGATTTCAGATGGGCGACTCAAGCGGAGCTATTGACGACTTTAATCAGGCTCTAGAGATTGAGCCAAACTTGGTCGAAGCTTACAACAACCGGGGTCTAGCTCGCTTTGAAGTGGGGAACTCAAGAGGAGCAATTGAAGATTTCAAACTGGCGCTGGCAATGGATTCCAGTGTAGCAGAACTTTACTACAACCGAGCTTTTGCCCGTTGCACGTTGGGAGATGAGAAAGGCGCGGTTGAAGATTACAACCAAACGCTGGGTATCAATCCCAACGATGCGGAAGCTTACAATAATCGAGGGAATGTCTGCGCTTTGATGGGAGATAGTCAAAGTGCGATCGAAAACTATACTCATGCGATCGAGATTAATCCCCATAAAGCTAATGCTTATTATAACCGGGGGCTGACCCACTATGCTGTGGGAAATCATCACAGAGCGATCGCAGATTTCGATCGAGCGATCGAGCTTAATCCCAATTATGCAGCAGCATACAACAATCGGGGACTTGTGCTTCGCGACAAGGGAGACATCCAGCAAGCTTTAGAAGACTTCAATCAGGCGTTGCAGCTAAATCCTAACTTAGCTGAAGCCTATGTAAGCCGGGGTTTGGGACGCTCCGATCTGGGAGATAAACATGGTGCGATCGACGATTTTAACTACGCATTGCAACTCAATCCCAACGATGCCAGAACTTACAATAGCCGGGGATTTGCTCGTTACAGAATGGGCGATAATCAACAAGCAATTGAAGACTTTAACCAAGCTTTGCTACTGAATCCCAATCTAAGTGCAGCTTATCTGAATCGGGGTCTAGCTCGTTTTCATTTGGGCGATCGATTAGGCGGTATTGAAGATATTAACCACGCATTGCATCTCAATCCAACTAATATCTCTGCTAATTCGCCGATGAGTATCAATCCCGTGAGAGAAAATTCAGAAGCCCTCTCAAGTCACACCATAAAAGAGTGGAAGCTTTTTCCTAGTTTACTTGATTAA
- the ribBA gene encoding bifunctional 3,4-dihydroxy-2-butanone-4-phosphate synthase/GTP cyclohydrolase II, giving the protein MEPPQNISIQSFQFDSIDAALADIKAGRAVVVVDDENRENEGDLICAAQFATPDLINFMAVYARGLICLALTGDRLDELDLPLMVTNNTDSNQTAFTVSIDASPHLGVSTGISADDRARTIQVAINPATKPNDLRRPGHIFPLRARSGGVLKRAGHTEAGVDLAQLAGLYPSGVICEIQNSDGSMARLPELIEYAKTHHLKIISIADLIGYRLQHERFVCRETVAQLPSQFGQFQIYAYRNTLDNSEHIAIVKGDPAEFSDQAVMVRMHSECLTGDALGSLRCDCRMQLQAAMKMIESAGSGVVVYLRQEGRGIGLINKLKAYSLQDLGLDTVEANERLGFPADLRNYGVGAQILNDLGIKKIRLITNNPRKIAGLKGYGLEMVDRVPLLIEATDYNSGYLATKAQKLGHLLLQTYLVTVAIEWKDESASVQERYERLEKLRFLAGLSHLLLQEEARPVAIALFGNPSLTVHLGFDQPNLAAPGWFEQPNHPYVQAIAQILDNLAAWPNLKRLEFLISPGFDPMTSLQVQLDRQTFSLPQLPSSVCNRLETQKIYSFSADNRS; this is encoded by the coding sequence GTGGAACCACCGCAAAACATCTCTATACAATCTTTTCAGTTTGATTCAATTGACGCCGCTCTAGCAGATATAAAAGCCGGTCGAGCGGTGGTGGTGGTGGATGACGAAAACCGGGAAAACGAAGGTGACTTGATCTGCGCGGCTCAGTTTGCCACGCCCGACCTGATTAACTTCATGGCTGTGTATGCGCGGGGACTGATTTGTCTGGCGCTGACTGGCGATCGGCTCGACGAACTAGACCTGCCCTTGATGGTCACCAACAACACCGATAGCAACCAAACAGCTTTCACGGTCAGCATCGATGCCTCCCCTCATCTGGGCGTTAGTACCGGCATCTCAGCAGACGATCGCGCCCGCACTATCCAAGTAGCAATTAACCCAGCTACAAAGCCTAACGACTTACGGCGTCCCGGCCACATCTTTCCCCTCCGCGCCAGATCTGGGGGCGTCCTCAAACGGGCAGGTCATACTGAGGCTGGTGTTGACTTGGCTCAATTAGCGGGATTGTACCCATCTGGGGTGATTTGTGAAATACAAAACTCCGATGGCTCGATGGCCCGATTGCCAGAGTTAATTGAGTATGCCAAAACTCATCATCTCAAAATCATCAGTATTGCAGACCTGATCGGTTACCGCCTCCAACACGAACGCTTTGTCTGCCGCGAAACTGTTGCCCAATTACCCAGCCAATTCGGTCAGTTCCAAATTTATGCTTATCGCAATACTCTAGATAATTCCGAACACATCGCCATTGTCAAGGGAGATCCAGCCGAATTCTCAGACCAAGCGGTGATGGTGCGGATGCACTCGGAATGCCTCACGGGTGACGCTTTGGGTTCCCTGCGCTGCGACTGTCGGATGCAGTTACAGGCAGCAATGAAGATGATTGAGAGTGCTGGGTCAGGCGTTGTGGTCTACTTGCGCCAAGAAGGTCGAGGAATTGGTTTGATTAATAAGTTGAAGGCGTACTCTTTACAGGATTTGGGGTTGGATACAGTCGAAGCAAATGAGCGATTGGGTTTTCCTGCTGACTTGCGGAATTATGGTGTGGGGGCTCAAATTCTCAACGATTTGGGTATCAAAAAAATCCGCCTGATTACTAATAATCCTCGCAAAATTGCTGGTTTGAAGGGTTATGGTTTGGAGATGGTCGATCGCGTGCCGTTGCTGATAGAAGCGACTGACTACAATTCTGGCTATCTCGCCACTAAAGCTCAAAAGCTGGGTCATCTGCTGTTGCAGACTTATCTGGTGACTGTGGCGATCGAGTGGAAAGATGAGTCGGCTTCTGTGCAAGAACGCTACGAACGATTGGAGAAATTGCGCTTTTTGGCGGGTTTGTCTCATCTTTTGTTGCAGGAAGAAGCGCGACCTGTAGCGATCGCTCTTTTCGGCAATCCTTCCCTCACCGTTCATTTAGGCTTCGATCAACCCAATTTAGCAGCACCGGGATGGTTCGAGCAACCCAACCATCCTTACGTCCAAGCTATAGCCCAAATTCTGGACAATTTAGCCGCTTGGCCTAATCTAAAACGGCTGGAATTCCTGATTTCGCCAGGGTTTGACCCTATGACTAGCTTGCAGGTACAGCTCGATCGTCAGACTTTCTCTTTGCCCCAGCTGCCTTCATCAGTCTGTAACCGCTTAGAAACCCAAAAAATCTATAGCTTTTCTGCCGATAACCGTTCCTAA
- the argC gene encoding N-acetyl-gamma-glutamyl-phosphate reductase has product MGDMGRVPVGIVGASGYGGVQLVRLLMEHPGVELVYLGGESSAGKPFSDLYPHLGHVVDLMIEPIDLEKIASRCQVVFLSLPNGLAYQMAPTLLEKGCKVLDLSADYRFADLDTYTSWYGGDRTDKEVAATAVYGLPELYRDRIAGAQLVGCPGCYPTASLLALSPLLKQGLILPETAIIDAKSGTSGGGRQAKTNMLLAEADNSLGAYGVGRHRHTPEIEQICSDLAGHEVTVQFTPHLIPMVRGILATVYATLRDPGLVREDLITIYNAFYRNAPWVKVLSGGIYPQTKWACGTNLCYIGVEVDPRTDRVIVMSAIDNLMKGQAGQALQCLNLMMGWDETLGLPNMCFYP; this is encoded by the coding sequence ATGGGTGATATGGGGCGCGTGCCCGTTGGGATTGTAGGCGCGTCAGGTTACGGCGGCGTCCAACTGGTGAGACTGCTGATGGAACATCCAGGAGTCGAACTGGTTTACTTAGGCGGTGAGAGCAGTGCGGGGAAGCCTTTTTCCGACCTGTACCCGCACCTGGGTCATGTAGTTGACCTGATGATCGAACCGATCGATTTAGAAAAAATAGCCTCTAGATGTCAAGTTGTTTTTCTTTCTCTCCCCAATGGTTTAGCCTATCAGATGGCACCAACTCTGTTGGAGAAGGGATGCAAAGTTTTGGATCTCTCAGCCGACTATCGCTTTGCCGATCTAGATACTTATACATCATGGTACGGCGGCGATCGCACCGATAAAGAAGTAGCAGCTACCGCCGTCTACGGCTTGCCAGAACTATATCGCGATCGCATTGCAGGAGCCCAGTTAGTGGGATGTCCCGGTTGCTATCCCACAGCCAGTTTGCTAGCGCTTTCACCGCTGCTCAAACAGGGTTTAATCTTGCCAGAAACCGCCATTATCGATGCCAAATCCGGCACTTCTGGCGGTGGGCGTCAAGCCAAAACCAATATGTTGCTAGCAGAAGCAGACAACTCCTTGGGAGCTTATGGCGTAGGCCGCCACAGGCATACCCCGGAAATCGAACAAATTTGTAGCGATTTAGCCGGACACGAAGTTACAGTGCAATTCACTCCCCACCTAATTCCGATGGTGCGGGGAATTTTGGCAACTGTTTATGCCACTTTAAGAGATCCGGGGCTAGTGCGAGAAGACTTAATTACCATTTACAATGCCTTCTATCGCAACGCTCCGTGGGTGAAAGTATTATCAGGTGGTATTTATCCCCAAACCAAATGGGCTTGTGGCACAAATCTCTGTTATATCGGCGTCGAAGTTGACCCCAGGACCGATCGGGTAATCGTAATGTCAGCAATTGACAACTTAATGAAAGGTCAAGCAGGTCAAGCTTTACAGTGCTTAAACTTGATGATGGGTTGGGACGAAACGTTGGGATTGCCCAATATGTGTTTCTATCCCTGA
- the eno gene encoding phosphopyruvate hydratase, translating to MTDTLDTAIEFIQAREILDSRGRPTVEAEVHLANGVMGLAQVPSGASTGTFEAHELRDGDKSRYGGKGVLTAVENIKEKIAPELLGLDAVNQELLDRTMIDLDGSANKSNLGANAILAVSLAAAKASAAALTLPLYRYLGGPLANLLPVPLMNVINGGAHADNNVDFQEFMIVPVGATSFREALRWGAEVFASLSNVLHDKGLLTGVGDEGGFAPNLESNQAALDLLVAAIEKAGYKPGEEVALALDVAASEFYKEGQYVYDGAAHSPGEFIDYMATLVGQYPIVSIEDGLHEEDWENWTLLTQKLGSTVQLVGDDLFVTNPIRLRKGIETKASNSILIKLNQIGSLTETLEAIDLATRNGYRSVISHRSGETEDTTIADLAVATRAGQIKTGSLCRSERVAKYNRLLRIEEELGEQAIYAGAVGLGPK from the coding sequence ATGACTGACACACTCGATACTGCGATCGAATTTATTCAAGCGCGAGAAATCCTCGATTCGCGGGGGCGTCCTACAGTTGAGGCGGAAGTCCATCTGGCTAACGGCGTTATGGGACTAGCCCAAGTTCCCAGCGGTGCTTCTACTGGCACGTTTGAAGCCCACGAACTGCGGGATGGGGATAAAAGCCGTTACGGAGGTAAAGGAGTTCTCACCGCTGTAGAAAATATCAAAGAAAAAATTGCTCCCGAATTGTTAGGTTTGGATGCGGTTAATCAAGAACTCTTAGACCGCACCATGATCGATCTGGATGGTTCTGCCAATAAATCCAATCTGGGCGCAAATGCCATTCTGGCGGTTTCCCTTGCAGCAGCCAAAGCTAGTGCAGCCGCACTGACGCTGCCCCTATATCGCTACCTGGGTGGCCCCTTGGCGAACCTATTGCCAGTGCCGTTGATGAACGTGATCAACGGTGGTGCCCATGCCGATAACAATGTGGATTTTCAAGAATTCATGATTGTACCTGTGGGTGCAACCTCTTTTCGGGAAGCGCTACGCTGGGGTGCAGAGGTGTTTGCATCTCTGAGCAATGTGTTGCACGACAAGGGTTTGCTGACTGGGGTGGGCGATGAAGGTGGTTTTGCTCCCAATTTGGAGTCAAATCAAGCGGCTTTAGATTTGCTGGTTGCGGCTATTGAGAAGGCTGGCTATAAACCGGGAGAAGAAGTTGCTTTGGCACTGGATGTGGCAGCTAGCGAGTTCTACAAAGAAGGCCAGTATGTCTATGATGGTGCAGCTCACTCGCCGGGTGAGTTTATAGATTATATGGCGACTTTGGTTGGGCAATACCCAATTGTTTCGATCGAAGATGGACTGCACGAGGAAGACTGGGAGAATTGGACGCTGCTGACGCAGAAGTTAGGTAGTACCGTTCAGCTAGTCGGGGATGACTTGTTTGTCACCAATCCCATCCGTTTGCGAAAAGGCATTGAGACGAAAGCCAGTAACTCCATTTTGATTAAGCTCAATCAAATTGGCTCTTTGACGGAAACTCTCGAAGCGATCGATCTGGCAACCCGCAATGGTTACCGTTCGGTGATCAGTCATCGCTCCGGCGAAACTGAGGATACCACGATCGCGGACTTAGCTGTGGCAACTCGTGCCGGTCAAATCAAAACTGGTTCTCTCTGTCGCAGCGAACGGGTGGCTAAATACAATCGTCTGCTGCGAATTGAAGAAGAATTAGGTGAACAGGCGATTTACGCCGGTGCTGTTGGTTTAGGGCCTAAGTAG
- the gloA gene encoding lactoylglutathione lyase, with protein MRLLHTMLRVGNLEESLKFYTEVLGMRLLRQKEYPDGKFTLAFVGYGDESDHTVLELTYNWGVDKYDLGDAYGHIAIGVDDIYGTCEQIKARGGKVVREPGPMKHGNTVIAFVQDPDGYKVELIQVGTTSSAAQNQESELVISH; from the coding sequence ATGCGACTGCTACACACAATGCTACGAGTGGGCAATCTGGAAGAATCCCTTAAGTTCTACACGGAAGTGCTGGGTATGAGGTTGCTGCGCCAGAAAGAATATCCAGATGGCAAATTTACTTTGGCTTTTGTCGGATATGGGGACGAGTCTGACCACACTGTATTGGAATTAACTTACAACTGGGGAGTTGATAAGTACGATTTGGGCGATGCTTACGGTCACATTGCGATCGGAGTCGATGATATTTACGGTACTTGCGAACAAATCAAGGCTCGTGGCGGTAAAGTAGTGCGAGAACCAGGCCCGATGAAACACGGTAATACTGTGATTGCTTTTGTGCAAGACCCCGATGGGTATAAGGTTGAGCTCATTCAGGTCGGTACGACAAGCTCAGCCGCCCAGAACCAGGAATCCGAATTGGTCATTAGTCATTAG
- a CDS encoding phasin family protein: MAGLGDLVKKAFYLGVGVVASAGEKAGVTLGELREQAQKLTDEMVAKGEMTTEEARRLVDEMVNRAQQQQPITSSTDTKPSEPRRIEIVVEDDDSAGGETKNVDSLREQVIALQEELRHLKQD, encoded by the coding sequence ATGGCTGGTTTAGGAGATCTGGTTAAAAAAGCGTTTTACCTGGGAGTTGGGGTAGTTGCCTCTGCGGGAGAGAAGGCGGGCGTAACACTAGGGGAACTGCGAGAGCAAGCCCAAAAACTCACAGATGAAATGGTGGCAAAAGGCGAAATGACAACCGAAGAAGCCCGACGTCTGGTTGACGAGATGGTAAACCGAGCCCAGCAGCAGCAACCTATCACCTCATCCACGGACACCAAACCTTCTGAACCGCGTCGCATTGAAATTGTCGTTGAAGACGATGACTCCGCTGGGGGGGAAACTAAAAATGTGGATTCTTTAAGAGAACAAGTTATAGCACTGCAAGAAGAACTGCGCCATCTGAAGCAGGATTAG
- the queF gene encoding preQ(1) synthase gives MANSSTQFNTTPESVVLEQTLEMKYGERDIEEGKLITFPNPRVGRRYNINITLPEFTCKCPFSGYPDFATIHVTYVPDEKVVELKALKLYINSYRDRYISHEESVNQILDDFIAACDPLEVSVKGDFTPRGNVHTVIEARHQK, from the coding sequence ATGGCTAACTCCTCAACTCAATTCAATACCACGCCAGAGTCGGTAGTATTGGAGCAAACTTTAGAGATGAAGTATGGGGAACGGGATATTGAGGAAGGAAAGCTGATCACTTTCCCCAATCCCCGCGTGGGGCGACGCTACAATATCAACATTACTTTGCCAGAGTTTACTTGTAAATGTCCGTTTTCTGGATATCCTGATTTTGCGACAATCCACGTTACCTATGTGCCGGATGAAAAGGTGGTGGAGCTGAAGGCGCTGAAACTTTATATTAACAGCTATCGCGATCGTTACATATCTCACGAAGAATCGGTTAATCAAATTTTGGATGATTTTATTGCTGCTTGCGATCCTTTAGAGGTAAGTGTCAAAGGGGATTTTACTCCTCGCGGTAATGTACATACGGTGATTGAGGCGCGTCACCAAAAGTAA
- a CDS encoding cytochrome c biogenesis protein: MTINNYQSPITKVKKFFQGELLPLLANLRFAILLLLAIALFSISGTVIEQAQSIPFYQTNYPEHPALFGFLTWKVILILGLNDVYRTWWFLSLLILFGSSLTACTFTRQFPALKAARSWKFYDQPRQFEKLALSAEIEIGSINSLLPALQKRGYRIFQEANTLYARKGIVGRIGPIVVHASMLLILAGSIWGAMSGFLAQEMVPSGQTFQVKNIIEAGPLAEPQFPKDWSLKVNRFWIDYTPQGSVNQFYSDLSVLDKEGKEVDRQTIYVNKPLRYRGVTFYQTDWGIAAIRFQFNNSPILELPMAQLDTGGKGRIWGTWIPTKPDLSEGVSLLTRDLQGTLLIYDTAGKLISTLREGMSAEINGVRFKIVEVVGSTGLQIKADPGIPFVYTGFGLLMLGVIMSYVSHSQIWALQEDGLLYVGGRTNRAQVAFEREIIEILDRLKTPTMSEEVAIAPTSLASES, translated from the coding sequence ATGACAATTAACAATTACCAATCACCAATTACCAAAGTAAAAAAATTCTTCCAGGGCGAGTTATTGCCGCTACTGGCAAATTTACGATTTGCGATTTTGCTACTGCTAGCGATCGCACTATTCAGCATCAGCGGCACCGTAATCGAACAAGCTCAATCTATCCCATTTTACCAGACAAACTATCCAGAACATCCAGCTTTATTTGGGTTCCTCACCTGGAAAGTTATCTTAATCTTGGGATTAAACGATGTTTATCGAACTTGGTGGTTTTTATCCCTGCTAATTCTGTTTGGCAGCAGCTTAACAGCCTGCACCTTTACCCGTCAATTTCCAGCTTTAAAAGCTGCCCGCAGTTGGAAATTTTACGACCAACCCCGCCAGTTTGAAAAATTAGCTTTAAGTGCAGAAATAGAAATAGGTTCGATAAATTCGTTATTGCCTGCTTTGCAAAAGCGCGGCTATCGCATCTTTCAAGAAGCAAATACTCTCTATGCTCGTAAAGGCATAGTCGGACGCATCGGCCCGATCGTCGTTCATGCCAGTATGCTACTCATTTTGGCAGGGTCGATTTGGGGAGCTATGAGCGGATTTCTAGCTCAAGAAATGGTTCCTAGCGGGCAAACTTTTCAAGTCAAAAATATCATTGAAGCTGGGCCTTTGGCCGAACCGCAATTTCCCAAAGATTGGTCATTAAAGGTAAATCGCTTCTGGATTGATTACACGCCACAAGGCTCAGTTAACCAGTTTTATTCCGATCTATCAGTTTTGGACAAAGAAGGAAAAGAAGTAGATCGTCAGACAATTTACGTCAACAAACCGCTACGCTATCGGGGAGTGACATTTTATCAGACAGATTGGGGCATCGCCGCGATCCGATTCCAGTTTAATAATAGCCCAATTTTGGAGTTGCCTATGGCTCAATTAGATACCGGCGGTAAAGGTAGAATTTGGGGAACTTGGATTCCCACCAAACCGGATTTGAGTGAGGGAGTTTCCCTTTTAACACGGGACTTGCAAGGAACTTTATTAATTTACGATACTGCTGGTAAACTAATATCCACTCTTCGCGAAGGAATGTCCGCCGAAATCAATGGCGTCAGGTTCAAAATTGTGGAAGTTGTTGGCAGTACTGGTTTGCAAATTAAAGCCGATCCGGGTATTCCATTTGTTTACACTGGCTTTGGTTTACTCATGCTAGGCGTGATTATGAGCTATGTCTCTCACTCCCAGATTTGGGCCTTACAAGAAGATGGACTCCTTTATGTAGGCGGTAGAACAAATCGCGCTCAAGTAGCCTTTGAGCGCGAGATTATAGAGATTTTGGATAGACTCAAAACGCCTACAATGAGTGAAGAAGTTGCGATCGCACCCACCTCATTAGCCAGCGAAAGTTGA
- a CDS encoding cytochrome c biogenesis protein CcdA, with product MIETLQTYLYHLGQFADTLVKTQLTQLSWLSVGIIFAAGLLTSLTPCMLSMLPITIGYIGGYEAKSRLQAAAQSTWFSLGLATTLAGLGIAAGLLGQVYGQIGIGLPIVVSIIAILMGLNLLEALPLQFPSFTNTEFISKDLPAGVRSYLLGLTFGLVASPCSTPVLATLLGFVATKKDVILGAVLLLSYTLGYVAPLIVAGTFTASIKKLLELRRWSGWINPVSGALLVGFGVFSLLSRIPVKMW from the coding sequence ATGATAGAAACACTGCAAACTTATCTCTACCACCTCGGACAATTTGCCGATACCCTCGTCAAAACTCAGCTAACTCAACTCAGTTGGCTGAGTGTGGGCATCATTTTTGCAGCGGGCTTGCTCACCAGCCTGACACCCTGTATGCTTTCCATGTTACCGATTACGATCGGCTACATCGGCGGCTATGAAGCCAAAAGCCGCCTGCAAGCAGCCGCACAATCCACCTGGTTCTCCTTGGGATTGGCAACCACACTCGCTGGATTGGGAATTGCCGCAGGTTTGCTGGGACAAGTTTACGGTCAAATTGGCATTGGGTTGCCGATCGTCGTTAGCATTATCGCTATCCTGATGGGGTTAAACTTACTAGAAGCCCTGCCTTTACAGTTTCCATCCTTTACCAACACAGAATTTATCTCCAAAGATTTACCAGCAGGAGTCCGTTCCTATCTGCTAGGTTTAACATTCGGCTTAGTTGCTTCTCCTTGCAGCACCCCCGTTCTAGCAACATTGTTGGGATTTGTTGCGACAAAGAAAGACGTGATTTTAGGCGCTGTTTTGCTGCTATCCTATACATTAGGATACGTTGCACCATTAATTGTGGCTGGTACTTTCACCGCCTCTATTAAAAAATTATTGGAATTGCGTCGTTGGTCTGGTTGGATAAATCCAGTTAGCGGCGCATTGTTAGTAGGATTTGGCGTATTTTCGCTGCTGTCTCGGATTCCAGTGAAAATGTGGTAA
- a CDS encoding type II toxin-antitoxin system ParD family antitoxin, whose protein sequence is MTSINISLPDSMRTYIEEQVAQGGYSTVSEYFRELIRQDQKRKATERLEGMLLEGLESGNATAMTEQDWMEIRQAVRSRISKHQGL, encoded by the coding sequence GTGACAAGTATTAATATTTCTCTACCTGACTCAATGCGAACTTATATTGAAGAACAGGTAGCCCAAGGGGGTTATAGTACAGTTAGCGAGTATTTTCGTGAGTTAATTCGCCAAGACCAAAAACGCAAAGCTACAGAACGTTTGGAAGGGATGTTATTAGAGGGTTTGGAATCAGGAAATGCTACGGCGATGACGGAGCAAGATTGGATGGAGATTCGTCAAGCTGTGCGATCGCGTATTTCCAAGCATCAGGGGTTGTAG